The Acidimicrobiales bacterium nucleotide sequence TCGCCACCGGCCTCGCCGAGATCGCCTCCGGAGCCGCCCTCGTGCCGGCGGCGACACGGCGGGCCGGGGCGTGGGCCGCCGCCGCCACGCTCGTCGTCGTGTTCCCCGGGAACGTCCAGATGGCGGTCGACGCCGGTGCGCCGACGACCCCCGTGACGGTGGCCCTGTGGTTGCGCCTGCCCCTCCAGGCGCCCCTCGTCGCCTGGGCGCTCCGCCACACCCGCCGCCCCGGCCCGCCCGGCGCGGCGCCGGATCGGGCCCGCCGAGGCCGGTCCGCCGGGGGTTGACCCGGCCGGCGCCGGGTACACGAGGGGCGTGGCGCTCTCATTGCGCCCCCAACACGTGGGGCGGTACCGGGACATCGTCCGGCTCCTGGTCAAGTACGGCCGATCGGACCTCGTGCGCGAGGCCGGCCTCGACGACCTCGCCGAGACGGACGGTTCGGCCGACGGACAGCCGCCCGCCCGGGCCGAGGAGCTGGCCGAGGACCTCGAGGCGCTCGGGCCCACGTACATCAAGCTCGGCCAGCTGCTGTCCACCCGGGCCGACCTGATCCCCCCGGCGTACGCCGCCGCACTGACCCGGCTCCAGGACTCGGTCGAGCCCTTCCCGTACGAGGACGTCGAGCGGATCGTCTCGTCCGAGCTCGGGTTCCGCATCTCGAAGGGCTTCTCCTTCTTCGACCACGAGCCGCTGGCCTCGGCCTCGCTCGGCCAGGTGCACCGGGCCCGGATGCGCGACGGGCGCGAGGTGGTGGTCAAGGTCCAGCGGCCGGGGATCCGGGAGCGGATCGCGGCCGACATGGAGGCGCTGTCCGAGGTCGCCACCTTCGCCGACGCCCACCTCTCCGCCGGCCAGCGCTACGGCTTCTCGGACCTGCTCCAGCAGTTCCGCCGCTCGCTGAGCCGGGAGCTGGACTACCGGCGGGAGGCCGCCAACCTCACCACGCTGGGGCGCATCCTGCGCACCTACGACCGCCTGGTGGTGCCCGAGCCGGTGGACGACTACACCACGTCGGTCGTCCTGACGATGGAGTACGTGCCCGGGCGCAAGGTCACCGAGCTGGGGCCGCTCGCCCGCATGGAGATGGACGGCTCGGTGCTGGCCGAGCAGCTGTTCCAGGCGTACCTCGACCAGATCCTGGTCGAGGGGTTCTTCCACGCCGACCCCCATCCCGGCAACGTCCTCCTCACCACGGACGGCCGGCTGGCCCTGGTGGACGTGGGGATGGTCGCCCGGGTGCCGCGCACCATGCGGCACCAGCTGGTGAAGCTGCTCCTGGCCATGAGCGACGGGAACGGCAAGGGAGTGGCCGAGGCGGCCATCGCCCTGGGCCGCCCGCTCGACTGGTTCGACCCGGAGGGCTTCTGCTCCCGGGCCACGGAGCTGGTCGAGAACGCCGAGGGCCTCAGCATCGACCAGATCGACACGGGCTCGCTCGTCATGGAGCTGATGCGCATCTCGGGCGACAACGGGCTGCGATTGCCTCCGGAGCTGTCGATGCTGGGCAAGGCCCTGCTCAACCTCGACCAGGTCGCCCACACGCTCGATCCCGCGTTCGAGCCCATGGAGGCCATCGAGGAGCACACCAACGAGATCATGCAGAGCGAGATGCGGACCTCGTCGGGGAGCATGTTCTCGTCGCTCCTCGAGGCCCGTGACTTCGTCGAGCAGCTGCCGGGGCGGGTCAACAAGGTCATGGACGCCGTCGCCGACGGCAACTTCGAGCTGAAGGTCCACGCCATCGACGAGGCCGAGCTGATGCGCGGGTTCCAGAAGCTCGCCAACCGGCTCACCATGGGGATGCTTCTCGCCTCCCTCGTCCTCGGTGCGGCCATGCTGATGCGCGTGGAGACCGACTCCACGCTGCTCGGGTACCCCGCCGTGGCGATCATCTGCTTCCTGGCGGCCGCCGGTGGCGGCATCGCCCTCATGGCATCGATCCTCCACTCGGACCGGAGAGCCCGGACCCATCCGGCCCGCAAGCCGTGAACCCGGCCCTGAACCGTGGCGCCGGAATACCCTGCCGGGTATCGACGTTCCCACAGTGACGCAATCTCCCCCACAGGAGGCCCCGTGGCAGTCACCGAGCTGACCGAGTCGACGTTCGCCGACGTCCTCGCCGAGAACGAGATCGTCTTCGTCGACTGGTGGGCGGAGTGGTGCGGGCCGTGCCGTGTGTTCGCCCCGGTCTTCGAGCACGTCGCCGAGCAGAATCCCGACCTCGTGTTCGCCAAGGTCGACACCGACGCCAATCCGGCGCTGTCCAGCTCGGCCGGCATCCGGTCGATCCCGACGCTGATGGTCTTCCGAGAGCAGGTGCTGCTGTTCTCCCAGCCCGGCGCCGTGCCGGCCGCCGCCCTCGAGGACCTGGTCGAGCAGGTGCGCTCCGTCGACATGGACGAGGTGCGCAAGGCGATGGCCGACCACGCGGGCACGGGATCGTGACCTGGTCCCCCGGCGCCTGACATCTGATCGGCCGCAGGGCCGCCCCGGCAGCGACTCGCTCGGGGGTCAGCGGTGGAAGGCGGCGACCCGCTCGGCCTCGTCGTCGACCCGGCGCCGGACGCCCCTCGGCAGCGGCTCGAACGGTTCGGTGCGGACGGTGTCGCCGTCGAAGCGCCAGGTCCCCGCCACCCGCCCGTCCACCAGGAAGCTGGGCGACGACTGGGGGCTCCTGGTCGAGAACAGGAAGGGCCGGTGCTGGTCGGCCAGGACCTCGGCCCGGCGGGCGTGGGCCAGCAGGACGGCGTCCCAGGTGGGCAGGAACCGGACCGGCGCCTCGGTCTCGGGAGCGGGGAGCGGGGCGCCGGGAAGGTCCAGCAGCTGGCGGCGCGAGGCGTCGCGGAAGCGCCGCAGCTCGATCGTGGCGGCCACGGCGGCGAACGCCCTGACGGGCACGCCCGCCCAGTCGGCCGCGTCGCGCAGCGGCGCCGGCCCGAAGGCGCCCAGGTAACGGCGCAGGAGCAGCTCGAGGCCGGCGCCGTCGGTCGCCTCCGGCGGCGGCGGCCCGATCCAATCCTCGGCCAGCGCGTAGAGGTCGGCGCTGCGCCGCTCCCACGTCCCCGACGGCGGCACCCGCACGAGGTCGAGCCACAAATTCACGCCGTTCCACACCGCGCTCTCGAGCCCCAGCCCGGCCACCAGGTCGCGCCGCCGCCGAGGCCCGCCGGCGAGTGCATCCCGGACCCGTTCGGCCGCCGTCTCGACCCGGGCCTCCATCTCCGGGCCGCCGCGGTGGGCACGGAGGTACCAGCGGCGGCGATGGGCGCGCACGGCGGCCGAGGCGAACCACCAGTCGTCGGCCGCCACCAGGTGGATCGTGGCCCGCAGCAGCGTGCCCTGGACCGCCGTCCGGTCCTCGAGGGCCCGCGTGACGTCCGCCCGCCGGAGCCCGGCCAGCCGGGACCACAGGCCCACGTACATCGACGGTGCGTACTGGGCCTGGAGGAAGCCCATGGCCCGGAGGGCGTCGGGCACGGCCAGGTCGGCCCGATCGAGGAGGAGCTGGCGCGACAGCAGCGCCCGGTTCAGGGCGCGTGCGCCGAGGACGCCGTTCCCGGACACGCGGCAACGGTAGCGACGGGGGGAACCGGGTGCCGCCGCCTACCGTCCAACGATCATGCGTCGTTCGGTCGCCCTCCTCCTCGCCGTGCTCGCCGCCGTCCTCGCCGGGTGCAGCGACGATCCGACGACCGTCGAGGCGGGCGACGAAGGGGCGGGCACCGGGCCCACCACCACGTCCGGGCCGGCGGCGACCGTCCCGCCGGCGGGCGCCGGAGCGGTGCTCCAGATCACGACCGGCGGGGGGTTCGTCCCCGCCGAGATCCACTTCGCCAACCTCCCGCAGTTCACGATCTACGCCGACGGCCGGGTCGTCGTCCCCGGCCCGACCACGCTCGAGTATCCCGGCCGGGCCCTGCCCAACCTGCGGACGGGCTCGGTCGGCGCCGACGAGGTCCGCCACGTGGTCCAGGCGGCCGAGGCGGCCGGCGTCGGGAAGTCCCTCGACCTCGGCCGGCCCCCGGTGGCCGACGCGCCGACCACGACGTTCGTGCTCGTCGACGGCGAAGGGACCCACCGCACCGACGTCTACGCGCTCGACATCGACGACGGCCCCGGCCTGTCAGCCACCCAGCTGGACGCCCGCCGCCGGCTCCTCGACCTGGTGGCCGAGACCGGGCGCCTGGGCGACACCGCCGCCGGGCCGTACCGGGCGACGGCCGTGTCGGTGCTGGTGCGGCCCTACGCCGAGGTGGACCGGAGCGGGCTGCCGGGCGAGCCGGCGCCCGCCGAGGTGGAATGGCCCCTCGCCGACGTGGCCAACGGTGGGCGCGAGCAGTTCGGCGGGCGCTGCCTCGGCTTCACCGGCGACGACGCCGAGCGGGTCCTGTCCGCCGCCGCCGACGCGCGGGCCGACGCCCGCTGGCGCTCGGGAGCGACGTTCTGGTGGCTCGCCTTCCGTCCCGAGCTTCCCGGCGCCGAGCCCTGCGCCGACCGCTGACCGTCGGGGCGACCGGTTCCGGCGGCAGGAAGGGGCGCTATGCGCCCGAGTTTGCCGCCGGAACACCGGCACCGGAGCTGCCGGCGCCGAGCCCCTCGCCGGCCGTGGCGGCGCTCCGCCCGTCCTCAGGCGCCGAGGAGGCCCCGGACGTAGGCGGCCTGGCCGACGTGCTGGAGGGCGTCGTCGGCGATGCTCACCAGGCGCACGCCGAGGGTGACGGGTGGGTCCCAGCGGCGGTCCACGATGCGGTCGAGGTCGGCGGGGGACAGGTCCTCCAGCATGGCGACGGTGCGCTCGTGGACGGCGCCGAGGTACTCGAGGAGCGCCTCCGAGGACTCCGGCCGGACCGCCGCCACCTGCTCGGCCGTGTGGCCGTAACCGTTGTTGGCGGGGTCGGGCTCGAGGCCGAACCGCCCCGCCCAGTCGCCGCCCACCCACAGCTGGTCGGCCCCCAGGATCTCGGCGACGTGGTCGTCGGCCACCCGGGCGACGTGCCACACCAGCCAGCCGACGGGGTTCGCGCCGACACCGGGCGCTTCTGTCAGGCGGGCGGGGTCGAGGCCGTCCACCGCCGCCCGGGCCAGAGGCGGGATGCGGCCGTACAACTCGACGAGCAGCGCAGAGACGTCCATCAGGCGCGATTCCACCACGCCGGACCGATGGACGCTCGCTCGACGCCGCCGGCCCGTGGGCGCCCAGCACGGTGGCCGCATTCGGCCGGCCGGCCGCCGGGCCACCCCAGCGCTCAAGGGGCGGCCGCCGGACGCCGATGGACTCCGGGTCCCAACGGTGGCCTCTACGGAGGAGGGTCGTCATCCTGGCGTCGAACGCTCCGAGCTCCTTGCCCTCGGGCTCGCCGGCCGGCGAACCCGACGTCGCACGCCCGGCCCCCCGTTCTGCGGGACAGCGGGCCCTCGCCGCCGCTCGCGCCGTGCTGCGCGGCGCCCTCAAGCTCGCCATCGTCGCCTACGCCGCCGTCATCCTCGGGTTCGTCTGGCTCACCAAGGACCTGACCTTCGCCACGCTGGCCCGCGACCCGCTGTTCGCGACCTACTCCATCGCCGTCGTCCTGTACGTCCTCGGGCGCTTCGTCGTGGCGCTGTTCTACCGGTCCGTGCCCGACCGCGGCTTTCGCCCCACGGTGTCGATCATCATCCCCGCGTTCAACGAGGAGGACGGGATCATCGGGACGATCGCCTCGTGCCTCGCCGTGGACTACCCGGCCAGCCGCCTCCAGGTGATCGCCGTCGACGACGGGTCGTCGGACCGCACCTGGGAGCGGATCCAGGAGGCCAAGCAGCGCTGGCCACAGCTGTACGCGGTGACGCTCGGGCGCAACTACGGCAAGCGGGGCGCCATGGCGGAGGGGATCCGGCGGGCGACAGGCGAGATCCTCGTGTTCGTCGACTCCGACTCCTACCTCGACGCCGACGCCGTCGTCAACCTCGTGCAGCCCTTCGCCGACCGCCGGGTGGGGGCCGTGGTCGGTCACGCCGACGTGCGCAACAGCGGCGTCAACTGGCTGACCAAGATGCAGCAGGTCCGGTACTTCTCGGCGTTCCGGGTCATCAAGGGGACCGAGTCCCTGCTGTCGGGCACCGTCACGTGCGCGTCGGGGTGCTGCGCCGCGTACCGGCGCAGGGTCGTGCTCCCGCTCCTCGAGGGCTGGGAGTTCCAGACGTTCCTCGGCCGGCCCGCCACCTTCGGCGACGACCGGGCCCTGACCAACCGCATCCTCACCGGCCACCGGGTGGTGTACCAGGCGTCGGCTCGCGCGGAGACGGTCGCCCCCGAGCGGCTGCGCGTCTTCTTCCGCCAGCAGCTGCGATGGAAGAAGTCGTGGCTGCGGGAGTCCATGCAGGTGCTGCGCTACTTCTGGCGCAAGAACCCCGCCGCCGCCGTCTTCACCTACGCCTCCATCGCGTTCCCGTTCATGGCGCCATGGGTCGTCCTGCACGCGGTGGCGGGCCGGCTTCTCGGCGGGGAGCCGGGCGGGCTGTGGTTCTACGTCGTCGGCACCTACGCCATGGCGCTGCTGTACTCGCTCTTCTACGCTTTCAAGCGCCAGGACGGGCTGTGGTTCCACGGCATGACGTTCGTGGCGCTCTACATGAGCGTCCTGGTGTTCCAGACCTACTGGGGCATCCTCACCATGCGGGACACGAGGTGGGGCACACGGGCGTCGACCGTCGAGCACGCCCGCATCGACCAGGGCCTGGTGGTCGCCCTGCCACCCGACGTCCGCCGGCCTCCCCAGGCGATGGGGGCCCGCTTCGGCCGGCCCGACGACTACCAGCACGGTCGGCGGGAGGGCGAATCGGCCGCCGCCGACCACGCGCCGGTCCTCGAGCGATGAGTCGGCCGCGGCACCTCCGGCCCCGCACCGGCTGGCTGCGCACCGCCGGGATCCGCCAGTTGGTGACCGGCCTGGTCGCCCTCCCGCTGTCGGCGCTGCCATTCGCCGCCTACCTGAACCTGACGCCCGAGGGCCGCCTGGTGCGCGACCGGGCGCTGGTCGCCCTGGCCCCGCCCTCGTTGCCCGACCTGACCGCCGCGCAGCAGGCCGCCGCGGTCAGGGCTGCGCCGCGCTACGAGGGCGCCGTCATGGCGCTCGCCTACCACGGGATCGGGTCGGCCTCGGACGGCGAAGGCGGGTTCGTCATCCCGCCGGGGCGCTTCGCCGAGCACCTGGCCACCCTGAAGGCGGCGGGGATGCGGACGGTCACCGCCGCCGAGGTCGCCGCGGCGTTCGACGGGGGTGCTCCCCTGCCGGAGAAGGCGGTGATGCTCTCGTTCGACGACGGCCGCACCGACGCCATGATGTTCGCCGACCCGCTCCTGAAGGAGGCGGAGATGTCGGCGACCATGTTCGTCATCACCGGCGCCGCCTCCGAGCCCGGCATCTACTACGCGTCCTGGGACAGGCTCGAGTCCTACGCCCGTTCCGGGCGGTGGGACCTCCAGGCCCACACCGCCGAGCTGCATCGCGAGCACGAGGCCGCCGGCGGCGGGAAGCTGCCGGCACTGACGAGCCTGTACGAGGGCGAGACCCTCGAGGAGTACCGGGCCCGGGTCCGGGCCGACCTGGCCAGCTCCAGCACCGCCATCGAAGACCACACCGACCGCCGGGCCGTGGCGTTCGCCTACCCCTTCGGCGCCTACGGGGCGGAGCGGACGAACTCCCCGGAGGTCCGTCGGGTCCTCCGCGACGAGGTCGACCGGCGGTTCGCGATCGCGTTCCACCAGGACGAGCAGGAGTCGATCCCGCTGGCGACGCCGCAGGACGACCGCCTCGGTCTGCGCCGGCTCGAGGTGCAGGACTGGAGCGGCGTGGAGCTGCTGCGGCGCATCGCCGCCGCCGCCCGCCGCACCGGCCCGTCCCCGGTCGAGCCGCCGCCGCGCCCGGCGCCCGTCGTGGTGCCGGTGCCGGAGACGGTGGCGCCGGCCATCACCGATCCCGACCTCACCATCCCGCCCGTCGCGACGGTGCCCCCCCGTCCCACGCCGTCGACGACCGCCGGTCCCCGGCGCCCGCCCGCCGCGGCGGTTGCACCGCCGCCGCCGACCACGGCGCCGCCGCCGCCAGCGCCGCCTGCGCCGCCTGCGCCGCCGCCGCCGACCACGCCGACGCCTGTGCCACCGACCGCGGCCCCCACGACCGCGGTACCGCCCGCCACCACGACGACCACCCGACCGCCGGCCACCACCACGACGACGACGACCACGACGCGGCCCGACCCGACGACCACCACGACGGCCCCCAACGGGTGCCGCTCGCGGGGCCAGGGGAGCATCTGCAAGAGCTGACCCGGCGGCCAGCCGGCCGCTCCCGCTGCCAGCCGCGCCGAGGGCGTGTCGGGGTCAGGCTGCCTTCTTGCCCGCCTCGATATGGGCCGGGAGCCGGCTCGTCTCCACGCCGCTCTCGACGAGGACCTGCACGGCCCGCCCCGTCATTCGGTGAGCACGCGGAGCACGACGTGGTCCGGGGTGTCCGGCCGGACCGCCGCCGTACCGCGTGGCGCAGCGCCGGCTCCAGCGCCTTGGTGGGCCCGGGCGTGAAGGGCGTGCGGCACGGGGCGGCGACGAGCCGGTGGCCGAGGTCCCGGGCCGAGACCACGACGGCGCCGGGCTTCGAACCGCTCGAACACGATCGCCTACCTCCTCCTCCGGGAGCCGGCGTGCTTCTTGTGCACCGCCTGGCGGCTGACGCCGAGGACCTCGGCGATGTCCTGCCACGACCAGCCCATCGACCGGGCGTTGGCCACCTGCAGATCCTCGAGCGTGTCCAGCAGCCGGCGCAGCGCGGCGACCGCCCGCAGGCCCACCACCGGGTCGGGGCTGCCCGCCTCGGCCGCCAGCTCCGTCGCCTCGCTCACGGCGTCATCCTACGTTGACGCCGCCGAGCTGTCAACCGAGATTGACGGCGGTTGACGTCGGCCCGGGCCGGCCGAGGCTGTCGGGCGCTCCCCGCCGTCCGGGGGCGGCCCGTATCGTCGCGATCATGGAGGGCCGGTGCTTCCACCACGCCGACCGTGAGACGGGGCGGTCGTGCACCCGATGCGACCGCCCTGCGTGCGCGGACTGCCTGACGCCGGCGCCCGTCGGCTCCCACTGCTGGCAGTGCCTGAAGGCGGCTCGGCCGCCGGTGCGCGAGCGGGCCCGGCGCTGGAACGCCCGGACGAACCTCTTCGTCACGCACCTCGTGATCGCCGCCAACCTCACCGTGTTCGTGCTCGGCCTGCTCGACGGGGCGTCGGCCGTAGGCGACCGCGGGGGGTCGCTGTTCGGTGGCGTCGAGAGCATCCACCGCAGGCTGGCGCTGTACGGGCCGGCCGTCGAGGGCGGGGACTGGTACCGGCTCGTCACCTCGGGCTTCGTCCACTACGGGCTCCTCCACCTCGGGCTCAACATGGTGGTGCTGCACCAGCTGGGAGGCCTGCTCGAGCCCGTGCTGGGCCGGGTCCGCCTGGCCGCCCTCTACACCGCTGCCCTGCTGTCGGGGTCGTTCGGCGCCGTCCTGCTCCGGCCCGAAGCCCACACGGCGGGAGCGTCGGGCGCCGTCTTCGGGCTCCTCGGCGCGGCCGCCGTGGGGCTGCACCTGAGGGGCGCCAACGTGTGGCGCACGCCCATCGGCACCCTGGTCGTGGTGAACGTGCTGATGACGTTCGCCCTTCCTGGCATCTCGATCGGCGGCCATCTGGGCGGGTTGGCGGGCGGCGCCCTGGTCGGCGCCGTGATGCTCCGCGAACCGGCGACGAGGGCGTCGATCCTGCGGGGGGCGGCCGCCGCCGGGCTCGTCGCTGCCGTGGCGGTCGGAGGGGCGCTGGCGACGACGAGGGAGGGGGAGGAGGAGGCGCGCTCGCGTGCGACGGAGCCCGTCACCGCCGTGTCACCGCCGTGATCCTCGTCGAGAGCCTGCGGGACCGGACCGGGTGGGCCTGTTCCGGCCGACCGGTCGTCGGTACAGTCTGGGGGGGCTACAGGGGAGGGATGCCATGAGCACGGAGGCGATCGACGTCACCGGTCTGGACGGCGGGACGGTCTCGTTGTCGGCTGCGGACCTGGACGCGTTGGCGGGCGGGCTGGACGGGCCGGTGCTGCGCGCCGGCGACGACGGGTGGGACGACGCCGTCCGCATCTGGAACGGCATGGTGGCCCGGGTGCCCGCGGTCGTCGTGCGGCCGACGAGCGCGGCCGACGTCGCCGCCGTGGTCCGCTTCGCCGCCGGCCACCGCCTGCTGACGAGCGTGAAGGGCGGTGGCCACAACATCGCCGGCACGTCCATCGCGCCCGGTGGGCTCACCCTCGACATGTCGCTGATGCGCCAGGTGGACGTGGACGTCGAAGGCCGCGTCGTCCACGTCGGTCCCGGCTGCATCCTGCGCGACGTCGACACCGTGACCCAGGAGCACGGCCTGGCCGCCATCCTGGGCTTCGTGTCCGAGACGGGCGTGGCCGGCCTCACGCTCGGCGGTGGCTTCGGGTACCTCACCCGCCGGTACGGCTGGACCGTCGACACCCTGCGGGAGGTGGAGGTGGTCACTGCCGACGGACAGGTCCTCGCGGCCGACCACGACCGCGAGCCGGAGCTGTTCTGGGCGCTGCGGGGCGGCGGCGGCAACTACGGGATCGCCACCCGCTTCACGTTCTCGCTCTTCGACGTCGGGCCGACGGTCACCGGAGGGCTCATCGCCTGGCCGGGCGCCCGGGCCGACGAGGTCCTCCGCGCGTACCGGCAGCTGACGGGCTCGGCACCCCGCGAGCTCACGGCGGTGTGCAGCGTCCGTCTCGCTCCGCCCGCCCCGTTCGTGCCGCCCGAGTGGCACGGGAAGCCGATCGTGGCCATGGTCCTCTGCTACACGGGCGCCGACGCCGGGACCGACCTCGCACCGGTGCGGGCCCTCGGCGACCCGATCTTCGACCTCGTCATGGAGAAGCCGTACGCGGCCCAGCAGCAGATGCTCGACGCCACCCAACCCAAGGGCCCGCACTACTACTGGAAGACCGAGTTCGTCCCGTCGCTGCCCGACGAGTTCCTCGACACCTTCCGGACCGCCGCCGAGAAGGTGACGTCGCCGATGTCTCAGTCGATG carries:
- a CDS encoding AarF/UbiB family protein, which codes for MALSLRPQHVGRYRDIVRLLVKYGRSDLVREAGLDDLAETDGSADGQPPARAEELAEDLEALGPTYIKLGQLLSTRADLIPPAYAAALTRLQDSVEPFPYEDVERIVSSELGFRISKGFSFFDHEPLASASLGQVHRARMRDGREVVVKVQRPGIRERIAADMEALSEVATFADAHLSAGQRYGFSDLLQQFRRSLSRELDYRREAANLTTLGRILRTYDRLVVPEPVDDYTTSVVLTMEYVPGRKVTELGPLARMEMDGSVLAEQLFQAYLDQILVEGFFHADPHPGNVLLTTDGRLALVDVGMVARVPRTMRHQLVKLLLAMSDGNGKGVAEAAIALGRPLDWFDPEGFCSRATELVENAEGLSIDQIDTGSLVMELMRISGDNGLRLPPELSMLGKALLNLDQVAHTLDPAFEPMEAIEEHTNEIMQSEMRTSSGSMFSSLLEARDFVEQLPGRVNKVMDAVADGNFELKVHAIDEAELMRGFQKLANRLTMGMLLASLVLGAAMLMRVETDSTLLGYPAVAIICFLAAAGGGIALMASILHSDRRARTHPARKP
- the trxA gene encoding thioredoxin; the protein is MAVTELTESTFADVLAENEIVFVDWWAEWCGPCRVFAPVFEHVAEQNPDLVFAKVDTDANPALSSSAGIRSIPTLMVFREQVLLFSQPGAVPAAALEDLVEQVRSVDMDEVRKAMADHAGTGS
- a CDS encoding winged helix DNA-binding domain-containing protein, translated to MSGNGVLGARALNRALLSRQLLLDRADLAVPDALRAMGFLQAQYAPSMYVGLWSRLAGLRRADVTRALEDRTAVQGTLLRATIHLVAADDWWFASAAVRAHRRRWYLRAHRGGPEMEARVETAAERVRDALAGGPRRRRDLVAGLGLESAVWNGVNLWLDLVRVPPSGTWERRSADLYALAEDWIGPPPPEATDGAGLELLLRRYLGAFGPAPLRDAADWAGVPVRAFAAVAATIELRRFRDASRRQLLDLPGAPLPAPETEAPVRFLPTWDAVLLAHARRAEVLADQHRPFLFSTRSPQSSPSFLVDGRVAGTWRFDGDTVRTEPFEPLPRGVRRRVDDEAERVAAFHR
- a CDS encoding DinB family protein, which gives rise to MDVSALLVELYGRIPPLARAAVDGLDPARLTEAPGVGANPVGWLVWHVARVADDHVAEILGADQLWVGGDWAGRFGLEPDPANNGYGHTAEQVAAVRPESSEALLEYLGAVHERTVAMLEDLSPADLDRIVDRRWDPPVTLGVRLVSIADDALQHVGQAAYVRGLLGA
- a CDS encoding glycosyltransferase — its product is MLRGALKLAIVAYAAVILGFVWLTKDLTFATLARDPLFATYSIAVVLYVLGRFVVALFYRSVPDRGFRPTVSIIIPAFNEEDGIIGTIASCLAVDYPASRLQVIAVDDGSSDRTWERIQEAKQRWPQLYAVTLGRNYGKRGAMAEGIRRATGEILVFVDSDSYLDADAVVNLVQPFADRRVGAVVGHADVRNSGVNWLTKMQQVRYFSAFRVIKGTESLLSGTVTCASGCCAAYRRRVVLPLLEGWEFQTFLGRPATFGDDRALTNRILTGHRVVYQASARAETVAPERLRVFFRQQLRWKKSWLRESMQVLRYFWRKNPAAAVFTYASIAFPFMAPWVVLHAVAGRLLGGEPGGLWFYVVGTYAMALLYSLFYAFKRQDGLWFHGMTFVALYMSVLVFQTYWGILTMRDTRWGTRASTVEHARIDQGLVVALPPDVRRPPQAMGARFGRPDDYQHGRREGESAAADHAPVLER
- a CDS encoding polysaccharide deacetylase family protein, whose translation is MSRPRHLRPRTGWLRTAGIRQLVTGLVALPLSALPFAAYLNLTPEGRLVRDRALVALAPPSLPDLTAAQQAAAVRAAPRYEGAVMALAYHGIGSASDGEGGFVIPPGRFAEHLATLKAAGMRTVTAAEVAAAFDGGAPLPEKAVMLSFDDGRTDAMMFADPLLKEAEMSATMFVITGAASEPGIYYASWDRLESYARSGRWDLQAHTAELHREHEAAGGGKLPALTSLYEGETLEEYRARVRADLASSSTAIEDHTDRRAVAFAYPFGAYGAERTNSPEVRRVLRDEVDRRFAIAFHQDEQESIPLATPQDDRLGLRRLEVQDWSGVELLRRIAAAARRTGPSPVEPPPRPAPVVVPVPETVAPAITDPDLTIPPVATVPPRPTPSTTAGPRRPPAAAVAPPPPTTAPPPPAPPAPPAPPPPTTPTPVPPTAAPTTAVPPATTTTTRPPATTTTTTTTTRPDPTTTTTAPNGCRSRGQGSICKS
- a CDS encoding rhomboid family intramembrane serine protease, producing the protein MEGRCFHHADRETGRSCTRCDRPACADCLTPAPVGSHCWQCLKAARPPVRERARRWNARTNLFVTHLVIAANLTVFVLGLLDGASAVGDRGGSLFGGVESIHRRLALYGPAVEGGDWYRLVTSGFVHYGLLHLGLNMVVLHQLGGLLEPVLGRVRLAALYTAALLSGSFGAVLLRPEAHTAGASGAVFGLLGAAAVGLHLRGANVWRTPIGTLVVVNVLMTFALPGISIGGHLGGLAGGALVGAVMLREPATRASILRGAAAAGLVAAVAVGGALATTREGEEEARSRATEPVTAVSPP
- a CDS encoding FAD-binding oxidoreductase, with product MSTEAIDVTGLDGGTVSLSAADLDALAGGLDGPVLRAGDDGWDDAVRIWNGMVARVPAVVVRPTSAADVAAVVRFAAGHRLLTSVKGGGHNIAGTSIAPGGLTLDMSLMRQVDVDVEGRVVHVGPGCILRDVDTVTQEHGLAAILGFVSETGVAGLTLGGGFGYLTRRYGWTVDTLREVEVVTADGQVLAADHDREPELFWALRGGGGNYGIATRFTFSLFDVGPTVTGGLIAWPGARADEVLRAYRQLTGSAPRELTAVCSVRLAPPAPFVPPEWHGKPIVAMVLCYTGADAGTDLAPVRALGDPIFDLVMEKPYAAQQQMLDATQPKGPHYYWKTEFVPSLPDEFLDTFRTAAEKVTSPMSQSMIFHLAGALNERPEDDGAVGNRDAAYVTGFAGSWPPGDPRSGDHLDWVRSSWETIRPFSTGGNYVNFQLADDDADRTEAAYRNNFERLRKVKAEYDPDNLFRVNRNIAPPS